A window from Drosophila nasuta strain 15112-1781.00 chromosome 3, ASM2355853v1, whole genome shotgun sequence encodes these proteins:
- the LOC132788799 gene encoding serine/arginine repetitive matrix protein 2 isoform X4: MENIEIEYLDEYKDLVLPGINTNSDTPTTTTASLNNQAGSSASLSRSQGRRISSDTSGSSSIDPDIFQKLFDDKFMEDELLNESSTNVKDRSRHNSSSSSSGSNDALDALFNRQTHKAHGSKRRGRLESFDSLDDLGEVLMGSSHKLLLSKASSSSSRKSQSLHKVTSAVKSKSPDKVLKTYGQSHSASSPPFNARAAGSNINGNSSSSSSSNHQLQDNKTKKPVTIIEAQKPDLKPSKHEPKEDPLHLQDLPCDSDSDSSYVYESDFYGYDDSDEEDDSKQIIDISTDTSATPSVAETVSPVVSDDESQQAPESRQHHERDQQPLTPIGKNERLKVYLDNLSDAETPPSRHKHSRSPTKKSYANEQNQSDSQQVNDSSTGNIGQSMAGGEQQLEVASSSTITNPRRLFDDEGGGGDDSHNLPPADYVDNNLTYETLERLSLNLAEQISSIDAERSIEFEKRSGSKPRSKSISQPTSSSFFVSHVRKLTYSNEALDKAVIGRTNLRRAISEGPFPKGKRGRPPKKRTDTTEEQKSVISLTPKKQSDKNDLDISEGCKNNTHVVEPVSVLESAPEPVLMKASDPVTEPEPTTVTEPILKTITEPVPANVMEPVLPTVLEPVLMTVTEPVEEKLQPSKAVLELTPVKRKPGRPRKKKRIDKSRSKLPVSPELPKHKDAENKIVITNENSNFGKATQEIEILQVDTTDKEKICNSIGSDKNQNSSKTQKTEENLTAAIESITVMENFIRGSEMQTDLKDTNDNSKSEIDAIAKENLENLQETENPMEEVVNILEMATINSVKECDKETGDVQEPIETVTSINEEIKMPEVPEITSKDTINEESSKIIEETEQQVDVGANIELTEENMEKSHEEIELNEMHEADELVKEMAKICEGESLDQIVEEVIIRSEQEVTDDVNQLITPQGNEGNLTEVSNAPEDLGAAELCADNLPTQDIKTASKAIITCEKECSDGSKTITGRRSRSGKRTTKGEINLSAGESPMLTESKDHKFDAENKDTKVDSGDSATEHKRSNSKQKKSETSLKPVTNTTDKQKDNLSRNKKGRFRKRKVEMSEENQLNDFTLDSNNEDIKTVPQTTSATEGQPLNDSQTNIESPEPNSSNENSATENKALQTKRKSKSAKSTSKETKSEDSESNLDVSGKPIPLDLPSTSQEQTTGKTPSENLESIDFQENVASKVTSGKKNRKTLIIKRQPKKADILLSSDRHLENIAESNILPEEKNQISETDELVKNLQGTQVATASDSMMKQLKPKEITDIQESEGRTTRSRAGTPAAAQRFKSREKETAPNTGKEQDKRVQGRKASASRAATKSKDRENNSSKETTTLLVDSQIAKSKTKPRIGPKNRRAAVKESKTPVETATAAQLLDGKATPVNFGSSVASTPSTNSSTNSGRKLRVLMKKSKIMFNLEQQEDNMANRTDNSQAVSEGTSKADKLDAETKEALIATQLEQNLLNNLLQDDIEAMELDEQTTQMQLIDQQLDNNEDMITTQFEDATDEKKLESNVQDALQSEMETTELDQLEMKESEADQIDQSNVTETTGVHDHNDDGVSSTQTDVSQSDVGGSKTKHLMQAKTIMAPPTISHSKVSTGKSVMRRPFNAYEQSTPPAEKRRKVEIKARDKPKSSPATALHQVKGSSFVSPKKVSPVLNTKPEAFTSPSKSTLSSLLGGDETPTLSSSVVITKTTVGTSNEPFKRVASTSPAATSSGINISVSVVPDAITQPKKKLTQAETVKKMLSKAMQSSTVSKGDGKSLPANKPRKSEADKRSIQPVKTVVPLEEKSATLPLLGKKSLPQIETKKKAEKPQRKSMLSKIFDADPLPTEPSTSSQANVAAAAATLTIAKQEKKRPLQKEPKKSVGKAKTKDLEEVRQQLEKATAGPARSTSSPALSPAAVELVKGPAKRMPKKPPQKRDLSVARSLAESSVDRVVTSTSRESSGDRTKRTPRAPKASTISQATSSEPQRQPKKGQKVTTDVTQQALKHQQRLQQLQQEKIQKELQTNRLHLVEQTQPPKKQKQQQQQQQHEKPQGRKRKLPAVSGAEAPIVKRAKQQPEKPSTTSIAFPVRITAASSVSQSVMQPSALQPLPLRAKPIVKLPALRKARRLRVRLNRRVVNNWMKQQQATIEKQLQQMETPSQAIATPATAPVEATHATIAAPPVLPQLLSAASSLPTLPPSLPTVPPSLPALHRQPNLSTNVLPLPLVEVKTEEETVEEQQLQEVIRLLPADRLEAPLQVVAPIPRTVSDPVTPVSSSSIPITMPAHNNDNVVNSSGSVAEVPSASSSTDDVSTFGTTKMFSFLYPSRYKRSYGQVGLDFCCPNLNGPMQAIDPTRLHHKAEVPVLELPQYMVISTKIFSKQDKNIPQKVRAKLEQMAGKEGQPCVVQSVQISEPVAVAAPPVVPSAPPGPVLAPAAVPALAPIATSAPKPAPSPAAASSPASGLIERLTKPLSLSLPRSAILTKKTNPTAAAVAPNLSSSPPVVNTPSTAAVDPLANLLHMPPICPGDKQRVELQTRIQLFDLMLQNITKSVISMTVLERQRVVESFVRKSTLQPIDVEVGTKLLENYGYHLNAIVDNVSVPIPNLRPPVTLASTPAATPQVTSGSKKPSSSAVAAEVVSQPGDPADNYSRAIYDQSRNVIGYEYKKPRHSLVSPSSTPRNPQQQQTPPTAASIKPSAPTAGAGGGPSRVSKRVSSANTVSFQPSSRQKTYSRTANKLQMPQRTLENATPSSTQHAASTNVGASNRNLYIVNQVLSQPEECILPDGVGVPEDAEIKGEIDDVEILA, translated from the exons ATGGAGaatatagaaatagaatatCTCGATGAGTACAAAGACTTGGTGTTGCCTG GCATCAACACAAACAGCGATAcgccaacgacaacgacggcgTCATTAAACAACCAAGCGGGCTCATCAGCGTCTCTTTCGCGTTCGCAAGGTAGACGCATCTCATCGGACACCAGTGGTTCGTCCTCCATCGATCCggatatatttcaaaaacttttCGATGACAAGTTTATGGAGGACGAGCTACTTAATGAAA GTAGTACAAACGTCAAGGATAGATCTCGACATAATTCAAGTTCATCGTCAAGCGGTTCCAACGATGCTCTGGATGCATTGTTTAATCGACAAACCCACAAAGCCCATGGGAGCAAAAGACGCGGTCGATTGGAATCATTTGACTCTCTAGATGATTTGG GTGAGGTGTTGATGGGTTCCAGTCACAAACTGCTGTTGTCGAAGGCAAGCAGCAGTAGTTCAAGAAAATCACAAAGTCTGCACAAAGTCACAAGTGCCGTCAAATCGAAAAGTCCTGATAAAGTGCTGAAAACATATGGGCAAAGTCATAGTGCCTCCTCGCCACCTTTTAATGCAAGAGCTGCTGGCTCAAACATTAAtggcaatagcagcagcagcagctcgtcGAACCATCAGCTGCAGGACAATAAAACCAAGAAACCTGTAACCATAATTGAAGCACAGAAACCTGACTTGAAGCCATCCAAACATGAACCCAAAGAGGATCCACTGC atCTACAAGACTTACCCTGCGACTCGGATAGCGATTcttcatatgtatatgaatcGGATTTTTACGGTTATGACGATTCCGACGAGGAAGATGACTCGAAACAAATTATTGACATATCAACGGACACGAGCGCAACACCATCTGTGGCGG AAACTGTGTCACCTGTTGTTTCCGACGACGAGAGCCAGCAAGCGCCGGAGTCGCGTCAACACCATGAGCGTGACCAGCAGCCACTAACGCCAATTGGCAAAAATGAGCGTCTGAAAGTGTATTTAGATAATCTAAGTGACGCTGAAACGCCGCCTTCAAGACACAAACACTCGCGTTCTCCCACAAAAAAATCGTATGCCAATGAACAAAATCAATCAGACTCACAACAGGTTAATGACTCCTCCACGGGAAACATCGGCCAATCGATGGCCGGGG GAGAGCAACAACTTGAAGTAGCCTCGAGCAGCACAATCACAAACCCACGTCGTCTTTTCGACGACGaaggcggcggcggcgacgaCTCGCACAATTTGCCACCTGCCGATTATGTGGACAATAATCTCACCTATGAAACATTGGAGCGCCTCAGTCTTAATTTGGCCGAACAGATAAGCAGCATTGATGCTGAGCGCTCCATTGAGTTCGAGAAACGTTCCGGGTCTAAGCCGCGTAGTAAATCGATCTCTCAACCAACAAGCTCATCATTCTTCGTCAGTCATGTGCGCAAGCTCACTTATTCGAACGAAGCTTTGGATAAGGCAGTCATAGGTAGAACGAACCTGCGACGCGCTATAAGCGAGGGTCCGTTTCCTAAAGGCAAGCGAGGAAGACCACCCAAGAAGCGAACTGACACCACGGAGGAGCAAAAGTCAGTTATTTCGCTGACGCCAAAGAAACAATCAGACAAAAATGATCTCGACATAAGCGAGGGCTGCAAAAATAACACACATGTTGTAGAACCAGTGTCAGTGCTGGAGTCAGCTCCGGAGCCAGTACTGATGAAAGCATCGGATCCAGTTACAGAACCAGAACCAACGACAGTTACAGAGCCAATACTGAAAACGATTACGGAGCCAGTACCAGCAAACGTAATGGAACCAGTATTACCGACAGTCTTGGAACCCGTATTGATGACAGTTACGGAGCCTGTGGAAGAAAAATTGCAACCTTCGAAAGCGGTACTGGAGTTAACTCCAGTAAAAAGGAAACCAGGCAGGCCAcgtaaaaagaaaagaatagaTAAGAGCCGATCAAAACTACCAGTCTCTCCTGAACTTCCGAAACATAAGGAtgctgaaaataaaatcgttataacaaatgaaaatagcAATTTTGGAAAAGCAACccaagaaattgaaatattacaaGTGGATACAACTGACAAGGAAAAGATTTGTAATTCTATTGgatcagataaaaatcaaaatagttcaaaaactcaaaaaacaGAGGAAAACCTAACAGCAGCAATTGAAAGCATTACAGTGATGGAGAATTTTATTAGGGGATCTGAAATGCAAACAGATTTAAAAGATACCAATGACAATAGCAAATCAGAAATTGACGCCATCGCAAAGGAAAATTTGGAGAATTTACAGGAAACCGAAAATCCTATGGAGGaagttgttaatattttagaaatggcAACAATTAATAGTGTTAAGGAATGCGATAAGGAAACGGGTGACGTACAAGAACCAATTGAAACTGTCACATCAATTAATGAGGAGATTAAAATGCCAGAGGTACCAGAAATTACTTCAAAGGATACGATTAATGAAGAATCATCGAAAATTATTGAAGAAACTGAGCAGCAAGTTGATGTGGGTGCTAACATTGAGCTGACAGAagaaaatatggaaaaatcACATGAGGAGATTGAGCTGAACGAAATGCATGAGGCAGATGAATTAGTTAAAGAAATGGCGAAAATTTGCGAAGGAGAATCGTTAGATCAGATTGTAGAGGAAGTCATTATTAGATCCGAACAGGAAGTTACGGACGATGTTAATCAGCTGATAACACCACAAGGTAACGAAGGAAATTTAACTGAAGTTTCCAATGCTCCAGAAGATCTAGGTGCAGCAGAACTTTGTGCTGACAATTTGCCAACACAAGATATTAAAACTGCTTCCAAGGCGATTATTACGTGCGAAAAGGAATGCTCAGATGGCTCCAAAACCATAACAGGTCGCAGGAGTCGCAGTGGCAAACGCACTACCAAAGGCGAAATCAATTTGTCCGCTGGCGAAAGTCCTATGTTGACTGAAAGCAAAGACCATAAATTTGATGCAGAAAACAAAGATACCAAAGTTGATTCTGGGGATAGCGCAACGGAACACAAGCGGAGCAACTCCAAGCAAAAGAAGTCTGAAACGAGTTTAAAACCGGTGACGAACACAACTGATAAACAGAAGGATAATTTATCTCGAAATAAGAAAGGACGCTTTCGAAAGCGGAAAGTAGAAATGTCGGAAGAAAATCAGTTAAATGATTTCACTTTGGATTCCAATAACGAGGATATTAAAACAGTACCTCAAACAACATCCGCAACTGAAGGACAGCCATTAAACGATAGCCAAACTAATATAGAATCTCCTGAACCAAATAGCAGTAATGAGAATTCTGCAACAGAAAACAAAGCCCTTCAAACGAAGCGAAAATCGAAAAGTGCCAAGTCAACATCGAAGGAAACAAAAAGTGAAGACTCAGAATCCAATTTGGATGTTAGCGGTAAGCCAATTCCTTTAGATTTGCCCTCAACATCTCAAGAACAGACAACAGGTAAAACTCCCAGTGAAAATCTAGAATCGATTGATTTTCAAGAAAATGTTGCAAGCAAAGTGACATCAGGCAAAAAGAATCGAAAAACGTTGATTATCAAGAGGCAACCAAAAAAAGCTGACATTCTGTTGTCAAGCGACAGGCACCTCG AAAATATCGCAGAAAGTAACATCTTACCAGAAGAGAAAAATCAGATCAGCGAAACCGATGAACTAGTCAAGAACTTGCAGGGCACACAAGTTGCTACCGCCAGTGACTCGATGATGAAACAATTGAAGCCCAAAGAAATTACTGACATTCAAGAGTCTGAAGGTAGAACGACGCGTTCCAGAGCAGGTacaccagcagcagcgcaaCGGTTTAAATCAAGAGAAAAGGAAACCGCACCAAATACGGGTAAGGAGCAGGACAAAAGAGTACAGGGTCGCAAAGCGTCAGCTAGTCGTGCAGCTACGAAATCCAAAGATCGTGAAAATAACTCATCgaaagaaacaacaactttgttGGTTGATTCTCAAATTGCGAAATCAAAAACTAAGCCACGAATAGGACCCAAGAATCGACGAGCAGCTGTCAAAGAAAGCAAGACCCCGGTAgagactgcaactgcagcacaGCTTCTCGATGGCAAAGCTACCCCAGTTAATTTTGGCTCATCGGTTGCCAGCACGCCAAGCACCAACTCCTCAACAAATTCGGGGCGCAAGTTGCGAGTCTTGatgaaaaaatcaaaaattatgtTCAACCTAGAGCAACAGGAGGACAACATGGCTAATAGAACTGACAATTCACAGGCCGTTAGTGAGGGCACATCAAAAGCTGATAAATTGGATGCAGAAACTAAAGAAGCTCTTATTGCAACTCAGCTGGAGCAGAATTTGTTGAACAATCTATTACAGGATGACATTGAAGCTATGGAGTTAGATGAGCAGACAActcaaatgcaattaatagATCAACAGCTTGATAATAATGAGGATATGATTACAACTCAATTTGAAGACGCCACTGATGAGAAAAAACTCGAATCAAATGTTCAAGATGCACTTCAGTCCGAGATGGAAACAACCGAATTAGATCAACTTGAAATGAAGGAATCAGAAGCTGATCAAATTGATCAATCAAATGTAACGGAAACAACAGGTGTCCATGACCACAACGATGATGGTGTGAGCTCCACGCAAACGGATGTCTCCCAGTCAGATG tAGGTGGTTCAAAGACGAAGCATTTGATGCAAGCGAAGACAATAATGGCACCGCCCACTATATCACATAGCAAAGTATCTACTGGAAAATCAG TTATGCGAAGACCGTTTAATGCTTATGAGCAGAGCACGCCCCCTGCAGAGAAACGCCGCAAGGTGGAAATTAAAGCGAGAGACAAACCAAAGTCATCTCCGGCAACTGCTTTGCATCAAGTAAAAGGCTCATCATTTGTTTCTCCAAAGAAAGTGTCTCCTGTGCTGAACACGAAACCGGAAGCGTTCACATCGCCTTCGAAATCCACATTATCATCGTTGCTGGGTGGCGATGAGACACCCACGTTAAGCAGCTCTGTAGTTATTACCAAGACTACTGTTGGCACATCCAATGAGCCTTTCAAACGCGTTGCATCAACATCTCCTGCAGCAACCTCCAGTGGAATCAacatatctgtatctgtggtGCCAGACGCCATTACACAACCCAAAAAGAAACTGACACAGGCGGAGACTGTCAAGAAGATGTTGTCAAAGGCGATGCAATCGTCAACAGTAAGTAAGGGTGATGGCAAATCCTTGCCGGCAAATAAGCCACGCAAATCGGAGGCAGATAAGCGAAGTATTCAGCCCGTGAAGACAGTTGTGCCACTGGAGGAAAAGAGCGCAACATTGCCATTGCTCGGCAAAAAGTCTTTGCCGCAAATTGAAACAAAGAAGAAGGCTGAAAAGCCGCAACGAAAATCAATGCttagcaaaatatttgatgCGGATCCACTGCCTACTGAACCCTCCACTAGTAGTCAAGCAAatgtggcagcagctgcagcaacttTGACTATtgcaaaacaagaaaagaagCGCCCACTGCAAAAGGAACCCAAAAAATCGGTTGGCAAAGCCAAAACTAAAGATTTGGAGGAAGTACGACAGCAGCTAGAAAAAGCAACAGCTGGACCAGCAAGATCAACATCTTCACCAGCTTTATCCCCAGCTGCAGTTGAACTAGTTAAAGGACCAGCGAAACGTATGCCAAAAAAACCGCCCCAAAAGCGCGACTTAAGTGTGGCTCGTTCTCTAGCTGAATCATCTGTTGATCGTGTCGTCACCTCAACCTCCCGAGAATCATCTGGCGATCGCACCAAGCGCACTCCTCGTGCTCCCAAAGCGTCCACAATCTCGCAGGCAACAAGTAGCGAACCGCAACGACAGCCGAAGAAGGGTCAGAAAGTGACCACTGATGTGACTCAGCAAGCATTGAAGCACCAGCAGCGGctgcaacagctacagcaggAGAAGATACAAAAGGAGCTGCAAACTAATCGGCTACATCTAGTGGAGCAGACACAGCCACcaaagaagcaaaagcagcaacagcagcagcagcagcatgagAAGCCCCAAGGACGCAAGCGAAAGCTTCCAGCTGTATCTGGAGCAGAGGCTCCAATAGTTAAGCGTGCCAAGCAACAACCGGAGAAACCATCGACGACATCAATTGCCTTCCCTGTGCGCATTACAGCTGCATCGTCTGTCAGCCAGAGTGTGATGCAGCCTTCTGCTCTTCAGCCTCTTCCCCTTCGAGCGAAGCCTATTGTCAAACTGCCAGCGCTTCGAAAAGCACGTCGTTTACGAGTGCGTCTCAATCGTCGAGTGGTTAACAACTGGAtgaagcaacagcaagcaaCAATTGAAAAACAGCTGCAACAAATGGAGACACCTTCACAAGCGATTGCCACACCAGCAACTGCTCCAGTCGAGGCAACACATGCGACGATAGCAGCACCTCCAGTATTGCCCCAATTGTTGTCTGCAGCCTCTTCTTTACCAACATTGCCGCCTTCCTTACCAACAGTGCCGCCTTCTTTACCAGCATTGCATCGCCAGCCAAATTTGTCTACAAATGTTTTGCCGCTGCCTCTGGTGGAAGTCAAGACAGAGGAAGAAACAGtggaggagcagcagctgcaagaAGTGATACGCTTACTGCCAGCTGATCGTCTAGAAGCTCCCCTGCAAGTGGTCGCGCCCATACCACGTACAGTTAGTGATCCAGTGACGCCAGTGAGCAGCTCTTCCATCCCAATAACGATGCCGGcgcacaacaacgacaatgtTGTGAATAGCAGTGGCAGCGTAGCAGAAGTGCCCTCCGCGAGCAGCTCCACTGATGATGTGTCCACATTTGGCACAacgaaaatgttttcatttttgtatcCTTCACGCTATAAGCGCTCCTACGGACAGGTGGGATTGGATTTTTGTTGCCCCAATTTAAATGGGCCAATGCAGGCCATTGATCCGACACGCTTGCATCATAAGGCCGAAGTGCCCGTGCTGGAGTTGCCGCAGTACATGGTCATCTCAACAAAGATCTTCTCGAAGCAAGATAAGAACATACCGCAAAAGGTGCGCGCCAAGCTTGAGCAGATGGCGGGCAAGGAGGGACAGCCGTGTGTGGTGCAATCCGTGCAAATATCAGAaccagttgctgttgcagcaccGCCTGTTGTCCCCTCTGCACCTCCCGGACCTGTTCTTGCACCCGCTGCCGTGCCTGCTCTTGCTCCTATTGCTACCAGCGCTCCCAAGCCGGCTCCATCACCAGCTGCAGCTTCATCTCCAGCCTCGGGTCTCATTGAACGCTTGACTAAACCCCTTTCGCTCTCGCTGCCGCGTAGTGCCATCTTGACCAAGAAAACGAATCCCACCGCTGCAGCCGTTGCACCAAATCTGTCCAGCTCACCACCTGTTGTAAATACGccttcaactgctgctgtcgatCCCTTAGCAAATCTTTTGCATATGCCACCCATTTGTCCAGGGGACAAACAGCGAGTGGAGCTACAGACACGCATCCAACTCTTTGATCTAATGCTTCAAAATATAACGAAGTCTGTCATATCGATGACGGTGTTGGAGCGCCAACGCGTCGTTGAAAGTTTTGTGAGGAAAAGCACCTTGCAGCCAATTGACGTGGAAGTGGGCACTAAGCTGTTGGAGAACTATGGCTATCATCTAAATGCAATTGTGGATAATGTCTCAGTGCCAATACCAAATCTGCGCCCTCCTGTTACGCTAGCATCGACACCAGCTGCCACCCCACAGGTAACCAGTGGCAGTAAGAAGCCTTCAAGCTCAGCGGTTGCAGCTGAGGTGGTAAGTCAACCTGGTGATCCAGCAGATAATTATAGTCGAGCCATTTACGATCAGTCTAGAAACGTCATTGgttatgaatataaaaaaccaAGACATTCGCTGGTCTCACCATCTTCTACTCCCAGGAAtccccagcaacaacaaacgccaccaacagcagccagcATTAAG CCATCTGCGCCGACAGCAGGAGCTGGAGGTGGACCTAGTCGTGTGTCTAAGAGAGTGTCTTCTGCCAATACGGTGTCTTTCCAGCCATCTTCCAGACAGAAAACATATTCACGgacagcaaacaaattgcagaTGCCTCAGAGGACTCTCGAAAATGCAACGCCATCAAGTACACAACATGCAGCATCAACTAATGTGGGTGCCTCTAATCGTAATCTATACATCGTCAACCAAGTGCTGTCACAGCCGGAGGAATGCATCTTGCCAGATGGCGTTGGCGTGCCGGAGGATGCAGAGATCAAGGGCGAGATTGATGATGTTGAAATCTTAGCTTAA